A genomic window from Agreia sp. COWG includes:
- a CDS encoding ABC transporter substrate-binding protein: protein MAINKKQIGAIVGAVVVVALAGGGIALAANANSTARAGATSAGTTEEQVAKATSFDLTSKNAADRPSIDPVADAVASLKASGFQPIEAGKLTVAQTVASGAPPLVFAASDDNTTALGSEADFAALVADGLGLTYNPVSVDWADWPLGIQSGKYDIILNNVTVTEERKQLYDFASYRVDLLGFYVKSDSTISSITEANDISGLTIIVGSGTNQEKILLAWNDELTKAGKKPAELAYYNDLAAGRLAIQSGRADAEFGPNASGAYSAAATGDTKLVGTVSGGWPLTADIAAATKKGNGLIDAVNIVLNATIEGGQYQEVLDRWGLDSESVPTSEVNPPGLPKS from the coding sequence ATGGCAATCAACAAGAAGCAGATCGGAGCGATCGTCGGCGCCGTCGTCGTCGTCGCCCTGGCCGGCGGCGGGATAGCGCTGGCCGCCAACGCGAACAGCACCGCGAGGGCCGGCGCGACGTCGGCAGGAACGACGGAGGAACAGGTTGCGAAGGCAACCTCGTTCGATCTGACGTCGAAGAACGCGGCCGATCGCCCGAGCATCGACCCGGTGGCCGATGCGGTCGCGTCGCTCAAGGCCAGCGGCTTTCAGCCGATCGAGGCCGGAAAGCTCACCGTCGCGCAGACGGTCGCGAGCGGCGCCCCACCCCTGGTCTTCGCCGCATCCGACGACAACACGACCGCCCTTGGCAGCGAGGCCGACTTCGCGGCTCTCGTGGCCGACGGTCTCGGCCTGACCTACAACCCGGTGTCGGTGGACTGGGCGGACTGGCCGCTCGGCATCCAGTCGGGAAAATACGACATCATCTTGAACAACGTCACGGTGACCGAGGAGCGCAAACAGCTGTACGACTTCGCCAGTTACCGCGTCGATCTGCTCGGCTTCTACGTGAAGAGCGACAGCACGATCAGCTCGATCACCGAGGCAAACGACATCTCGGGGCTCACCATCATCGTGGGATCGGGCACCAACCAGGAGAAGATCCTGCTGGCGTGGAATGACGAACTGACCAAGGCCGGCAAGAAGCCCGCCGAGCTCGCCTACTACAACGACCTCGCCGCTGGCAGGCTCGCTATCCAGTCGGGTCGCGCCGACGCCGAGTTCGGTCCGAACGCGAGCGGTGCCTACTCTGCGGCCGCAACGGGTGACACGAAGCTCGTCGGCACGGTCAGCGGCGGATGGCCCCTGACGGCCGACATCGCGGCCGCCACCAAGAAGGGAAACGGCCTGATCGACGCCGTGAACATCGTGCTTAACGCCACCATCGAGGGCGGCCAGTACCAGGAGGTACTCGACCGGTGGGGTCTCGACAGCGAGTCCGTGCCGACGAGCGAGGTCAATCCTCCCGGACTACCGAAGAGCTAG
- a CDS encoding FAD-dependent oxidoreductase, protein MATRVDVVVVGGGAMGSAAAWQLTRRGREVTLLERFGQGHKNGASHGASRNFNLSYDDDTYLPLLAEALPLWRELEAESGVSVLEQVGLANHGANPAFDAIAEALPRYGFDAFFLTPEEAGERWPGIRFDGRVLVTPQAGRLDADAAVSALQSAAAAGGASVRHHSRVVAMRVVSDDSVLVEVQPVDAVSGEASGARYTLDARRVVVTLGAWTAKLVGSSLALPRLVVTQEQPAHFAVRDASLDWPGFNHAQSPTDRSYDYWYSNVYGMFTPGQGVKAGWHGTGEVIDPDARTFRSDADQLAALQRYADEWLPGVDSDSPVEISCTYTTTADSNFVVDSVGPLSIGAGFSGHGFKFTPSIGRMLADLVDDVGPAPALFSLHASRG, encoded by the coding sequence GTGGCCACGCGCGTCGATGTTGTCGTCGTCGGCGGCGGGGCCATGGGCTCCGCCGCCGCGTGGCAGCTCACCCGGCGCGGCCGCGAGGTGACGCTGCTCGAGCGCTTCGGGCAAGGCCACAAGAATGGTGCCTCACACGGGGCGTCGCGCAACTTCAACCTGAGCTACGACGACGACACCTATCTGCCGCTGCTCGCCGAGGCGCTTCCCCTCTGGCGCGAACTCGAGGCCGAGTCCGGCGTGTCCGTGCTCGAGCAGGTGGGGTTGGCGAATCACGGCGCGAACCCCGCATTCGACGCGATCGCCGAGGCGCTGCCGCGGTACGGCTTCGACGCCTTCTTTCTCACACCGGAGGAGGCCGGTGAACGCTGGCCGGGCATCCGGTTCGACGGCCGCGTGCTCGTCACGCCGCAGGCCGGTCGGCTCGACGCGGATGCGGCGGTGTCGGCACTGCAGTCCGCCGCAGCCGCGGGCGGCGCCTCGGTTCGGCACCACTCTCGGGTCGTCGCCATGCGGGTCGTGTCGGACGACTCGGTTCTCGTGGAGGTGCAGCCGGTCGACGCCGTCTCCGGCGAGGCCTCCGGTGCCCGCTACACGCTCGACGCCCGACGGGTGGTCGTCACCCTCGGTGCCTGGACGGCGAAGCTCGTCGGATCGTCGCTGGCGCTGCCGCGGCTCGTCGTCACACAGGAGCAGCCCGCACACTTCGCCGTTCGCGACGCATCGCTCGACTGGCCCGGCTTCAACCACGCGCAGAGCCCCACCGATCGCTCGTACGACTACTGGTACTCGAACGTCTACGGCATGTTCACCCCCGGCCAGGGTGTGAAGGCCGGATGGCACGGCACCGGCGAGGTCATCGACCCGGATGCGCGCACCTTCCGCTCGGATGCCGACCAACTCGCCGCGCTTCAGCGCTACGCAGACGAGTGGCTGCCCGGAGTCGACTCCGACTCCCCCGTCGAGATCAGCTGCACCTACACGACGACGGCCGACTCCAACTTCGTCGTCGACTCGGTCGGGCCGCTCAGCATCGGCGCGGGATTCAGCGGTCATGGGTTCAAGTTCACGCCCTCGATCGGACGGATGCTCGCGGACCTCGTCGACGATGTCGGGCCGGCGCCGGCGCTGTTCTCCCTGCACGCGAGCCGCGGCTGA
- a CDS encoding NtaA/DmoA family FMN-dependent monooxygenase (This protein belongs to a clade of FMN-dependent monooxygenases, within a broader family of flavin-dependent oxidoreductases, the luciferase-like monooxygenase (LMM) family, some of whose members use coenzyme F420 rather than FMN.): MTKRVHLAAHFPGVNNTTVWSDERSRSQIAFSSFRHFAQNAERGKFDFLFLAEGLRLRETRGLIHDLDVVGRPNTLAILAALAGVTSNIGLVGTLSSTFNEPYELARQLATLDHLSRGRAGWNIVTTSDAFHGANFRRGKFLDLADRYSRAQEFLDVASELWDSWADDAIVADASAGSFVRPSGVRLVDHHGPQFDVTGYATLPPSPQRHPVIVQAGDSPDGRDFATNSADVIFSRHSEFDAGRAFYADVKARLDAVGRPRDSLKILPAATFILGDTASEAAERSREISRLQVSPQTALSFLEQVWNTDLSGYDAEGPLPAIDPVVTAEGGAKGRAHVHTDPIATANAWREQAAAHGWSIRELVISFAAKHTFVGTPTFVAETINRHVQEDASDGFVIVGNTNPTGLDEFVDLVIPELQERGVYRTDYDENATLHETLGLPTVRDRSSASPLVSA; the protein is encoded by the coding sequence ATGACCAAGCGCGTGCACCTCGCCGCCCATTTTCCCGGCGTGAACAACACCACGGTGTGGAGCGACGAACGAAGCCGCAGCCAGATCGCGTTCTCGTCGTTTCGGCACTTCGCCCAGAACGCCGAACGTGGCAAGTTCGACTTTCTCTTTCTGGCAGAGGGACTGAGGCTGCGCGAGACGCGCGGGCTCATCCACGACCTCGACGTGGTCGGACGCCCGAACACCCTCGCGATCCTCGCCGCGTTGGCTGGGGTCACCTCGAACATCGGCCTCGTGGGAACGCTGAGCTCCACCTTCAACGAGCCATACGAGCTGGCACGCCAGCTCGCGACGCTCGATCATCTGAGTCGCGGCCGCGCCGGCTGGAACATCGTCACCACCTCCGATGCCTTCCACGGGGCGAACTTTCGCCGCGGCAAATTTCTCGACCTCGCCGACCGCTACAGCCGGGCGCAGGAGTTCCTCGATGTGGCGAGCGAGCTCTGGGACAGCTGGGCCGACGACGCCATCGTCGCCGACGCGTCCGCGGGGTCGTTCGTGCGCCCTTCCGGTGTGCGGCTCGTCGATCACCATGGGCCCCAGTTCGATGTGACCGGCTACGCGACGCTGCCGCCGAGTCCGCAGCGGCATCCGGTGATCGTGCAGGCCGGCGACTCGCCCGACGGCCGCGACTTTGCGACCAATTCGGCCGACGTGATCTTCTCTCGGCACTCGGAGTTCGATGCCGGACGCGCGTTCTATGCCGATGTGAAGGCGCGATTGGATGCCGTGGGCCGGCCCCGCGATTCGCTCAAGATCCTGCCCGCGGCCACGTTCATCCTGGGCGACACCGCCTCGGAGGCCGCCGAGCGCTCGCGCGAGATCTCGCGGCTGCAGGTGAGCCCGCAGACGGCCCTGTCGTTTCTCGAGCAGGTATGGAACACCGATCTCTCGGGCTACGACGCCGAGGGGCCGCTTCCCGCGATCGATCCCGTCGTCACCGCGGAGGGCGGAGCGAAGGGCCGCGCCCACGTGCACACCGACCCGATTGCGACCGCGAACGCATGGAGAGAGCAGGCGGCCGCGCACGGCTGGTCTATTCGCGAGCTCGTGATCTCGTTCGCCGCGAAGCACACCTTCGTCGGCACACCCACGTTCGTCGCCGAGACGATCAACCGGCACGTTCAGGAGGACGCATCCGACGGCTTCGTTATCGTGGGGAACACCAACCCCACCGGCCTCGACGAGTTCGTCGACCTGGTGATCCCCGAGCTGCAGGAGCGTGGCGTGTACCGCACCGATTACGACGAGAATGCCACCCTGCACGAGACGCTGGGACTGCCGACGGTGCGGGATCGTTCGTCTGCTTCGCCGCTGGTTTCTGCTTAG
- a CDS encoding LLM class flavin-dependent oxidoreductase: MTAPFHLGIALDGAGWHPAAWRDASARPKALFEVDYWVSLVAEARDAGIDLVSIEDSFGLQSEGYGAFELRGDRVRGRLDALLLANTVAAQLGGIGIVPTVTTTHTEPFHTATGIQTLDHVSDGWAGWRVQVSGRTHEAAHVGRREIGTLEEAATGSDEVQTALIRGLFAEAADAIEVARRLWDSWQDDAVIRDVPTGRFIDRERLHYVDFEGENFAVKGPSIVPRSPQGQPLVYVLAHQSVPYELAVAQADVVGITPRDDDHLATILHELSDAAGRIERRAPEDLRVWGELVVLIEDSAAAALAALAALDEELAEPYASDALILAGTAENVAAQLLRWQAAGLSGARLRPARLPLDLERITRGVVPVLAETGVLERPVDAASLREHLGLRRPANRYAVSHDAAELRESVTS, encoded by the coding sequence ATGACCGCGCCGTTCCACCTCGGAATCGCCCTGGACGGCGCCGGCTGGCATCCGGCTGCCTGGCGAGATGCCTCTGCCCGCCCCAAGGCCCTCTTCGAGGTCGACTACTGGGTCTCACTCGTCGCCGAGGCGCGCGATGCCGGCATCGACCTGGTGAGCATCGAGGACTCCTTCGGATTGCAGTCGGAGGGCTACGGCGCCTTCGAGCTGCGCGGCGACAGGGTGCGCGGTCGCCTCGATGCGCTGCTGCTCGCGAACACCGTCGCGGCCCAGCTCGGCGGAATCGGCATCGTGCCGACAGTGACGACCACGCACACCGAGCCGTTCCACACCGCGACCGGCATCCAGACCCTCGACCACGTGTCGGACGGCTGGGCCGGATGGCGCGTTCAGGTCTCGGGCCGCACCCACGAGGCCGCCCACGTCGGCCGTCGCGAGATCGGCACCCTCGAGGAGGCGGCGACCGGATCGGACGAGGTGCAGACCGCGCTGATCCGCGGGCTGTTCGCCGAGGCCGCCGACGCGATCGAGGTCGCTCGCCGGCTCTGGGACAGTTGGCAGGACGATGCGGTGATCCGCGACGTGCCGACCGGCCGCTTCATCGACCGCGAGCGCCTGCACTATGTCGACTTCGAGGGTGAGAACTTCGCGGTAAAGGGTCCGTCGATCGTGCCGCGTTCTCCCCAGGGCCAGCCGCTCGTCTACGTGCTCGCCCATCAGAGTGTGCCCTACGAGCTCGCGGTCGCGCAGGCCGATGTGGTGGGAATCACTCCGCGCGACGACGATCACCTCGCGACGATACTGCACGAGCTGTCCGACGCCGCGGGGCGGATCGAGCGCCGCGCGCCCGAGGATCTCCGTGTCTGGGGCGAGCTCGTCGTGCTCATCGAGGACAGCGCCGCGGCAGCCCTGGCCGCCCTCGCGGCGCTCGACGAGGAGCTCGCCGAGCCCTACGCATCCGATGCTCTGATTCTGGCCGGCACCGCCGAGAACGTGGCCGCCCAACTACTGCGCTGGCAGGCGGCCGGCCTGTCGGGTGCCCGGCTGCGGCCGGCCCGGTTGCCCCTCGACCTCGAGCGCATCACCCGGGGCGTCGTGCCCGTGCTCGCCGAGACCGGCGTGCTGGAGCGCCCCGTCGACGCCGCGTCGCTGCGCGAGCACCTGGGCCTTCGTCGACCCGCGAACCGCTACGCCGTGTCACACGATGCGGCTGAACTGAGAGAGAGCGTGACCTCATGA
- a CDS encoding DUF1684 domain-containing protein, whose protein sequence is MSTAQTQTESPVDRVAFERKWIEWHDSHEKLRAAPHGFLAVTSLNWLDETPTRYPDAPGEWSTSAGGPVVSLAEGEHLVVDGRTLTGRHAFGVLAERGGVTATSGDAELEVARRGGHDILRPRHPEHHTLVDYAGTPAYPADPRWVAHGVFLPFDEPRLVTVGSVAEGLEHVYDSPGVIEFSLGGETFRLTAFNGQAPGSLFVLFTDASSGVTTYAANRSLQVAAPDAEGRVTVDFTRAANLPCAYTEFATCPLPPAENRLPIAIEAGEKAPR, encoded by the coding sequence ATGAGCACAGCGCAGACGCAGACAGAATCGCCGGTCGACCGGGTCGCCTTCGAGCGGAAATGGATCGAGTGGCATGACTCCCACGAGAAGCTGCGCGCGGCGCCGCACGGCTTTCTCGCCGTGACGAGCCTCAACTGGCTCGACGAGACGCCCACACGGTACCCGGATGCGCCGGGCGAGTGGTCGACATCGGCCGGCGGCCCGGTGGTCTCCCTGGCCGAGGGCGAACACCTCGTGGTCGACGGCCGCACCCTCACCGGCCGCCACGCCTTCGGCGTGCTCGCCGAGCGCGGCGGCGTGACAGCGACGTCGGGCGACGCCGAGCTCGAGGTGGCCCGCCGCGGCGGCCACGACATTCTGCGCCCGCGGCATCCGGAGCACCACACCCTCGTCGACTACGCCGGAACGCCCGCCTACCCCGCCGACCCCCGCTGGGTCGCGCACGGCGTCTTCCTCCCCTTCGACGAGCCTCGGCTGGTGACCGTGGGTTCCGTGGCGGAGGGCCTCGAGCACGTCTACGACTCCCCCGGCGTGATCGAGTTCTCGCTCGGCGGCGAGACGTTCAGGCTCACCGCGTTCAACGGACAGGCGCCCGGCTCGCTCTTCGTTCTGTTCACGGACGCGAGCAGCGGCGTCACGACGTACGCCGCGAACCGCTCGCTGCAGGTAGCGGCACCGGATGCCGAGGGCCGCGTCACCGTGGACTTCACCCGCGCCGCCAACCTGCCCTGCGCGTATACCGAGTTCGCCACGTGCCCGCTTCCCCCGGCCGAGAACAGGCTGCCGATCGCCATCGAGGCCGGAGAGAAGGCACCACGATGA
- a CDS encoding NtaA/DmoA family FMN-dependent monooxygenase (This protein belongs to a clade of FMN-dependent monooxygenases, within a broader family of flavin-dependent oxidoreductases, the luciferase-like monooxygenase (LMM) family, some of whose members use coenzyme F420 rather than FMN.), with the protein MSTPEPLRMFERDGQLILGAMVRTLGAFPSGWRYPGAHKNPAHDPAVLKRLARTAEKAGLDFLFLGDWLSSSADLEYSEPSLLARIDPFSSAAYLAAVTSRIGLIATANTAHSEPYAIARAAASIDRLSGGRFGLNLAVGTDPRASANFGRSDAGGSDDNRFETGVEYVRLLRNLWDSWADDAVVADARRGILVEHSRVDAVGHEGRRFSVAGPLNALRPVQGQIPIVHAGVSTRAREFAAAHAEVHIVAGSSLGDAVKFYREARLRASAAGRAPGEVAIISPILPIVAETREAAFAVYDELVGLVVLDDARPRSDGLELPPNRSTASLLRSVGLPLIERGLDDEVSTSTAERFNPAGQRLLDVVEARSGRTVGSPRPVTYRHLVVAQVVAADLVVGSATDVADHLETWFRASAADGFAVQSAFLHEQFDLFAQLVVPELARRGLVAGSHDAKTLRGRLGLSKPARVAPVSSAIASDWSI; encoded by the coding sequence ATGAGCACCCCCGAACCTCTCCGCATGTTCGAGCGCGACGGACAGCTCATCCTGGGGGCCATGGTGCGCACCCTCGGAGCGTTCCCCTCGGGATGGCGCTACCCCGGCGCCCACAAGAACCCGGCACACGATCCGGCGGTGCTGAAGCGACTGGCCCGAACGGCGGAGAAGGCCGGTCTCGACTTTCTCTTTCTGGGCGACTGGCTCTCGTCGAGCGCCGACCTCGAGTACTCGGAGCCCTCGCTTCTGGCCCGCATCGACCCGTTCAGCTCTGCCGCTTACCTCGCCGCCGTGACCAGCCGCATCGGCCTCATCGCCACGGCCAACACCGCGCACTCCGAGCCGTACGCCATCGCCAGGGCAGCGGCATCCATCGACCGGCTGAGCGGCGGTCGCTTCGGGCTCAACCTGGCTGTGGGCACCGATCCGAGGGCGAGTGCCAACTTCGGCCGCTCCGACGCGGGCGGCTCGGACGACAACCGATTCGAGACCGGTGTCGAGTACGTGAGGCTGCTGAGGAACCTCTGGGACAGCTGGGCCGACGACGCCGTGGTGGCCGACGCCCGGCGCGGCATCCTGGTCGAGCATTCCAGGGTCGATGCCGTGGGGCATGAGGGCAGGCGCTTCAGCGTCGCCGGTCCGCTGAACGCGCTGCGGCCCGTGCAGGGGCAGATCCCGATCGTGCACGCCGGGGTGTCGACCAGGGCGCGCGAGTTCGCCGCGGCCCACGCCGAAGTGCACATCGTGGCCGGCTCGAGCCTCGGCGACGCCGTGAAGTTCTATCGAGAGGCGCGGCTGCGCGCCTCCGCGGCTGGCCGTGCGCCGGGCGAGGTGGCGATCATCTCGCCCATCCTGCCGATCGTTGCCGAGACGCGGGAGGCTGCGTTCGCCGTGTACGACGAGCTGGTGGGGCTCGTCGTGCTCGACGATGCGCGGCCTCGCTCCGACGGGCTCGAGCTGCCACCGAATCGCTCGACCGCGTCGCTGCTGCGTTCGGTGGGCCTGCCGCTGATCGAGCGCGGCCTCGACGACGAGGTGTCGACATCGACGGCCGAGCGCTTCAACCCTGCCGGCCAGCGACTGCTCGACGTCGTCGAGGCCCGCTCCGGGCGCACCGTCGGCTCACCGCGGCCGGTGACCTACCGCCATCTCGTGGTGGCGCAGGTGGTCGCGGCCGACCTGGTGGTGGGCTCTGCGACAGACGTCGCCGATCATCTCGAGACCTGGTTCCGCGCCAGCGCGGCCGACGGCTTCGCGGTGCAGAGCGCCTTCCTGCACGAGCAGTTCGACCTGTTCGCGCAGCTCGTGGTACCCGAACTCGCGCGGCGCGGGCTCGTCGCGGGCTCGCACGACGCCAAGACCCTGCGCGGTCGGCTGGGGCTGTCGAAGCCGGCGAGGGTGGCGCCGGTCTCGTCGGCGATCGCGTCGGACTGGTCGATCTGA
- a CDS encoding MalY/PatB family protein: MTSALFDHITRDELSVASSRKWSLHPGTVGAWVAEMDFGTAPSVTRALHKAIDDGNLGYLSPATSEQMARATSAWQSDEYGWEVPWQNVHAVSDVMAALEVAITKYSPSGSGVIIPTPAYMPFLSFVPTLGREVFQVPGVVDDTTDRWQHDLDGIERAFRAGARTLILCNPQNPTGTVLTRSELEAIAEIVDRHNGRVFADEIHAPLRYDGVRHIPYASLSSVSAGHTITSTSASKAWNLPGLKTAQLITSNAADEELYRTFGFSVMHGASTPGVIAAAVAYSEGREWLAEVVEYLDGNRRVLADLLAEHLPGVRYSTPDATYIAWLDCSALGIPGSVADFFRVEAGVTLTDGALCGEGFENHARIIFAMPRPILERAVLDMAAAVRRCLPSYALVGAESSTS, translated from the coding sequence ATGACCTCGGCCCTCTTCGACCACATCACCCGTGACGAGTTGAGCGTCGCCTCGAGCCGCAAGTGGAGCCTGCATCCGGGAACGGTCGGAGCGTGGGTCGCCGAGATGGACTTCGGCACTGCCCCGTCGGTGACACGGGCGCTGCACAAGGCGATCGACGACGGCAACCTCGGCTATCTCTCTCCCGCGACGAGTGAGCAGATGGCACGCGCCACCTCGGCGTGGCAGAGCGACGAGTACGGCTGGGAGGTGCCGTGGCAGAACGTGCACGCCGTCTCCGACGTGATGGCGGCGCTCGAGGTGGCCATCACCAAGTACTCGCCATCCGGCAGTGGCGTCATCATTCCCACACCGGCATATATGCCGTTTCTGAGCTTCGTGCCGACGCTCGGGCGCGAGGTGTTCCAGGTGCCGGGCGTCGTGGATGACACCACGGATCGATGGCAGCACGACCTCGACGGAATCGAGCGGGCCTTCCGCGCTGGGGCGCGCACCCTCATCCTCTGCAACCCGCAGAACCCCACCGGAACAGTTCTCACCAGGAGCGAGTTGGAAGCGATCGCCGAGATCGTCGACCGGCACAACGGCCGCGTCTTCGCCGATGAGATCCACGCGCCCCTTCGCTACGACGGCGTTCGCCACATTCCCTACGCCTCGCTCTCGAGCGTCTCCGCCGGGCACACCATCACCTCGACATCGGCGTCGAAGGCCTGGAACCTGCCGGGGCTGAAGACGGCGCAACTCATCACGTCGAACGCGGCGGACGAGGAGCTCTACCGCACCTTCGGCTTCTCCGTCATGCACGGGGCGTCGACGCCCGGTGTCATCGCGGCGGCGGTCGCCTACTCCGAGGGACGCGAGTGGCTGGCAGAGGTGGTCGAGTACCTCGACGGCAATCGCCGGGTGCTCGCCGATCTGCTCGCCGAGCACCTGCCCGGGGTGCGCTACTCGACACCGGATGCGACGTACATCGCCTGGCTCGACTGCTCCGCCCTCGGCATCCCCGGCTCCGTAGCCGACTTCTTCAGAGTCGAGGCCGGGGTCACGCTGACCGACGGCGCGCTCTGCGGCGAGGGCTTCGAGAACCACGCGCGCATCATCTTCGCCATGCCGCGACCCATTCTCGAGCGCGCCGTCCTCGACATGGCGGCAGCCGTACGCCGATGTCTTCCCTCCTACGCCCTCGTCGGGGCAGAGAGCAGCACCTCATGA
- a CDS encoding O-acetylhomoserine aminocarboxypropyltransferase/cysteine synthase family protein — protein MSDRSADDHTVSAPEYDWHGYAFDTRQVHAGEYDDLNAGARVSPIAMTAGFRFDSFDDARDRFSGDADGLIYSRQRNPSGAVAEKRIASLEGGTEAIVVSSGQAAITSALLALAENGERIVSTASIYSGTRVLFGRSFARFGVSVDYVWDPADDAEWDRVIQPNTKAIFTETIPNPKNDIVDIAQVARVAARHGIPLVVDNTIASPYLIRPFEHGAAVVVHSSTKFLSGHGAGLSGAIVDGGNFDWAASERAYPLLTEPQDSGGRSLLERYGTTGYARLAREAVVNDIGPALSPFNSFLLHQGIETLSLRMERHLDSSVTIATWLEQHPKVESVDFAGLASNPAYELAQSLYGGRTGSVFAVTVRGGAAGAKSFLDGLRVVSRMTNIGDVRSMALHPATTTHISFSDELRARLGITPGLIRLSIGIEDVNDLIADLDQALARVA, from the coding sequence ATGAGCGATCGCAGCGCCGACGACCACACGGTCAGCGCCCCGGAATACGACTGGCATGGCTACGCCTTCGATACCCGCCAGGTGCACGCCGGCGAGTACGACGATCTGAACGCCGGCGCCCGCGTCTCGCCCATCGCGATGACGGCGGGCTTTCGCTTCGACTCCTTCGACGACGCGCGCGACCGCTTCTCAGGAGACGCCGACGGCCTGATCTACTCGCGGCAGCGCAATCCATCCGGAGCGGTCGCCGAGAAGCGCATCGCGTCGCTCGAGGGCGGAACCGAGGCCATCGTGGTCTCGTCGGGCCAGGCGGCCATCACCTCCGCGCTGCTGGCGCTTGCCGAGAACGGCGAGCGCATCGTCTCGACGGCCAGCATCTACAGCGGAACCCGGGTGCTCTTCGGCCGCAGCTTCGCCCGCTTCGGCGTCTCGGTCGACTATGTGTGGGATCCGGCCGACGACGCGGAGTGGGATCGGGTCATCCAGCCGAACACCAAGGCCATCTTCACCGAGACGATCCCGAACCCCAAGAACGACATCGTCGACATCGCGCAGGTCGCCCGGGTAGCCGCCCGGCACGGCATTCCGCTGGTCGTCGACAACACCATCGCGTCGCCGTATCTGATCCGGCCGTTCGAGCACGGCGCCGCGGTCGTGGTGCACTCCTCGACCAAGTTCTTATCGGGCCACGGCGCAGGGCTCTCCGGCGCGATCGTCGATGGCGGAAACTTCGACTGGGCCGCATCGGAGCGCGCCTATCCGTTGCTGACCGAGCCACAGGACTCCGGCGGCCGATCGCTGCTCGAGCGCTACGGTACGACCGGCTACGCGAGGCTGGCCAGGGAGGCCGTGGTCAACGACATCGGGCCCGCGCTCTCGCCGTTCAACTCGTTTCTGCTGCACCAGGGAATCGAGACGCTGTCGCTGCGCATGGAGCGTCACCTCGACAGCTCGGTGACGATCGCCACGTGGCTCGAGCAGCATCCGAAGGTCGAGAGCGTGGATTTCGCCGGGCTCGCGTCGAACCCGGCCTACGAGCTGGCACAGTCGCTCTACGGCGGTCGCACCGGATCGGTGTTCGCCGTGACCGTGCGCGGCGGGGCCGCGGGGGCGAAGAGCTTCCTCGACGGCCTGCGCGTCGTGAGCCGCATGACGAACATCGGCGATGTGCGCTCGATGGCGCTGCATCCGGCCACGACGACGCACATCTCGTTCAGCGACGAGCTGCGCGCGAGGCTCGGCATCACGCCGGGGCTCATCCGACTCTCGATCGGCATCGAAGACGTGAACGACCTGATCGCCGATCTCGACCAGGCCCTCGCTCGCGTCGCCTAG
- a CDS encoding GNAT family N-acetyltransferase — protein sequence MIHLEPVEGPEVPELLAFLEAADLTTAGLDAPGARYWLHRDERGAVVGSTGFELGASGTDALIRSVAVASGARQTGLGSELARFALAGAAAARAQRAWLFSRRSGPFWQKLGFERSQTTSLATALASTSQVALFTETGQIDREVAWSRPLP from the coding sequence GTGATTCACCTCGAGCCCGTTGAGGGCCCCGAAGTCCCCGAGCTGCTGGCCTTTCTCGAGGCGGCCGACCTCACGACCGCGGGGCTGGATGCGCCGGGCGCCCGCTACTGGCTGCATCGCGACGAGCGGGGCGCGGTCGTGGGCAGCACCGGCTTCGAGCTGGGCGCGTCGGGAACCGACGCCCTGATCCGCAGCGTGGCCGTCGCCTCCGGAGCTCGCCAGACGGGGCTGGGCAGCGAACTGGCGCGGTTCGCGCTCGCCGGGGCCGCCGCCGCTCGAGCACAGAGGGCATGGCTGTTCAGCCGGAGGTCGGGGCCGTTCTGGCAGAAGCTCGGCTTCGAGCGCAGCCAGACCACCTCGCTCGCGACGGCACTCGCCTCGACGAGCCAGGTCGCGCTGTTCACCGAGACGGGGCAGATCGACCGCGAGGTGGCCTGGTCGAGGCCGCTGCCCTGA